One Campylobacter concisus DNA window includes the following coding sequences:
- the ccoG gene encoding cytochrome c oxidase accessory protein CcoG, whose translation MSKDIHLSYAKRRYIFFACITLFVFILPFIRINDAQLFLLSFDKSRVDLFFTKFDMQELYLLPFLFITLFLSIFFLTTLAGRVWCGWSCPQTIFRTLFRDLLQTKILKIRKNIQNKQNEPQGQIFKRALAVGIWCVLALIIAANFLWFFVPPLDFFAYLNDASEHKILLAFWLSIAAWLVYDVVILKENFCVYVCPYARVQSVMFDSDTIQVIYNQKRGGVIYEGREKFKKPKEEGALCTGCEACVRICPTHIDIRKGMQLECINCLECSDACTKVMGHFNETSLIEWRSINSQNENKKVKIFRFRTVAYLVILCVVLVAAALMSGKKESMLLNINRTSELYKVLEQGEVENSYVFLVQNTQSKDHKFYFEIDDKSIEISRPNKPFTLKAGAKQKVIVTLKSKNENTSEKDLLKHINIKAYATDEPTISVQRASTFIYPKR comes from the coding sequence ATGTCAAAGGATATTCATCTTAGCTACGCCAAGAGGCGTTACATTTTTTTTGCCTGTATCACGCTATTTGTATTTATTTTGCCATTTATCAGGATAAATGACGCGCAGCTATTTTTGCTAAGTTTTGATAAGAGTAGAGTTGATCTATTTTTTACAAAATTTGATATGCAAGAGCTATATTTGCTGCCATTTTTGTTTATCACTTTGTTTTTAAGCATATTTTTCTTAACGACGCTTGCAGGGCGCGTCTGGTGTGGTTGGAGCTGTCCGCAGACCATTTTTAGAACGCTCTTTCGTGACCTTTTGCAAACTAAAATTTTAAAGATCAGAAAAAATATCCAAAACAAACAAAATGAGCCACAAGGTCAAATTTTTAAACGTGCATTAGCAGTTGGAATTTGGTGCGTTTTAGCACTTATCATAGCTGCAAATTTCTTGTGGTTTTTTGTGCCACCGCTTGATTTTTTTGCTTATCTAAATGATGCAAGCGAACATAAAATTTTACTTGCATTTTGGCTTAGCATCGCTGCTTGGCTAGTCTATGACGTGGTCATTTTAAAAGAAAATTTCTGCGTCTATGTCTGCCCGTATGCGAGGGTGCAGTCAGTTATGTTTGACAGCGACACGATACAAGTTATCTACAATCAAAAACGAGGCGGCGTCATATATGAGGGCCGGGAGAAATTTAAAAAGCCAAAAGAAGAAGGCGCGCTTTGTACTGGGTGCGAGGCGTGCGTGAGGATATGCCCAACGCATATAGATATAAGAAAAGGCATGCAGCTTGAATGTATAAACTGCCTTGAGTGTAGCGACGCGTGCACTAAAGTGATGGGGCATTTTAACGAAACCTCGCTCATCGAGTGGAGAAGCATAAATTCTCAAAATGAAAATAAAAAGGTGAAAATTTTTAGGTTTAGAACGGTTGCTTATCTTGTCATTTTGTGCGTAGTTTTGGTAGCTGCAGCGCTGATGAGCGGTAAAAAAGAGAGCATGCTTTTAAATATAAATAGAACTAGCGAGCTTTACAAGGTTTTAGAGCAAGGTGAGGTTGAAAATTCTTACGTTTTCTTGGTGCAAAATACCCAAAGCAAGGATCATAAATTTTACTTTGAGATAGATGATAAAAGCATAGAAATTTCTCGTCCAAATAAGCCTTTTACACTAAAAGCTGGCGCAAAACAAAAGGTCATCGTCACGCTAAAATCAAAAAATGAAAACACAAGCGAAAAAGATCTTTTAAAACATATAAATATAAAAGCTTACGCCACTGACGAGCCAACTATCAGCGTGCAAAGGGCTAGCACCTTTATCTATCCTAAAAGATGA
- the rpsU gene encoding 30S ribosomal protein S21: MPGIKVHPNESFDEGYRKFKKQTDRNLVVTEARARRFFEPKTEIRKKQKIAARKKMLKRLYMLRRYESRL, translated from the coding sequence TTGCCTGGTATTAAGGTACATCCTAACGAGTCATTTGACGAGGGTTACAGAAAGTTTAAAAAACAAACTGACCGTAATTTAGTCGTAACTGAAGCAAGAGCTAGACGCTTCTTTGAGCCTAAAACTGAGATCCGCAAGAAACAAAAAATTGCAGCTCGCAAGAAAATGCTTAAACGTCTTTATATGCTTAGACGCTACGAGTCAAGACTCTAA
- a CDS encoding DNA-binding protein, producing the protein MQKLAVNEAAEILGITKEAVYNRIRRGSLKTVIENGTKFVILDEEPSSEKPAKTASKSTKTKPQNDEFVSYLLSELNELKSLNLNLQADKDRLFKEKEQMLIERKNEILQIYKDRDEKLMQFLNAMQRPLLAPKNESAASEVAIDAQIEDESKWINLSEYLKELNLKPKATKKISEKIIKAIHHSKFIKFKRGVILVRRHKNLKELIGEI; encoded by the coding sequence ATGCAAAAGCTAGCTGTAAATGAAGCTGCAGAAATTTTAGGCATAACAAAAGAAGCAGTCTATAATAGAATCCGACGAGGCTCGTTAAAAACGGTCATTGAAAATGGCACTAAATTTGTCATCCTTGACGAGGAGCCAAGTAGCGAAAAACCCGCAAAAACCGCTTCAAAAAGCACAAAAACTAAACCCCAAAACGACGAGTTTGTAAGCTATTTGTTAAGTGAGCTAAATGAACTAAAGAGCTTAAATTTAAACTTACAAGCCGATAAAGATAGGCTTTTTAAAGAAAAAGAGCAGATGCTCATCGAGCGCAAAAATGAAATTTTGCAAATTTACAAGGACAGAGACGAGAAGCTCATGCAGTTTCTAAATGCTATGCAAAGACCACTTTTAGCGCCTAAAAACGAAAGTGCCGCAAGCGAAGTGGCGATAGATGCGCAGATAGAGGACGAGTCAAAATGGATAAATTTAAGCGAATATCTAAAGGAGTTAAATTTAAAGCCAAAAGCGACAAAAAAGATCAGTGAAAAGATAATAAAAGCGATACATCACTCCAAATTTATCAAATTTAAACGCGGCGTGATACTAGTTAGAAGACATAAAAATTTAAAAGAGTTGATAGGAGAGATATGA
- a CDS encoding UPF0323 family lipoprotein codes for MKHIKKIATYAAVGGFGAIIMAGLAGCGSDDGGNENALNEVAQKNGAFVIIEESAPGVYKILEEYPSTETRVVLKDMNGTERVLSKDEIDKLLAQANAKIDNNTSNLTRTSDAQLSSGGLSLGETILASAAGAILGSWIGSKLFGNQNFQANRQSTYKNPSAYTRSVDSFNKQKAANSAARSSGGKSGFFGGGSKSGSSSSSFGG; via the coding sequence ATGAAACACATTAAAAAAATAGCTACTTATGCTGCGGTTGGAGGATTTGGTGCCATTATCATGGCTGGACTTGCTGGTTGCGGAAGCGACGATGGCGGCAATGAAAACGCACTAAACGAAGTTGCGCAAAAAAACGGGGCCTTTGTCATCATCGAAGAGAGCGCGCCTGGCGTTTATAAAATCTTAGAAGAGTATCCAAGCACCGAAACTAGGGTAGTGCTAAAAGATATGAACGGCACTGAGCGCGTGCTAAGCAAAGACGAGATCGATAAGCTTCTAGCGCAAGCAAACGCAAAGATCGACAACAACACTTCAAATTTGACAAGAACTAGCGATGCACAGCTAAGTAGCGGCGGGCTAAGCCTTGGCGAGACGATCCTTGCCTCAGCAGCTGGCGCGATACTTGGTAGCTGGATAGGCAGTAAGCTCTTTGGCAACCAAAATTTCCAAGCAAATCGCCAAAGCACATATAAAAATCCAAGTGCCTATACAAGAAGTGTGGATAGCTTTAACAAGCAAAAAGCGGCAAATTCTGCTGCAAGAAGCAGTGGTGGTAAGAGCGGATTTTTCGGTGGTGGCTCGAAGTCAGGCTCTAGCTCATCAAGTTTTGGAGGCTGA
- a CDS encoding glutathionylspermidine synthase family protein, with protein MINLKKIEPLNNEFMEKIGFAWHTDNDNSSYIADEIVQVSEKEANAYYEAANELYDMYVNAAQHVIDNNLFHEIGIPFNLVDIIKNSWENDVHWHLYGRFDLAGGLDGKPIKLIEFNADTPTAVFETAIIQWAMLKLNHMDEAAQFNDLYESLKQNFKRLITLGDEDADFDELYEGWGILFSSIAGSIEDEQTVKLLQYIAKEAGFVTDFAYVDEVVFDDNEGIFKGDENFEYWFKLVPWESIAIDEGELALILSNIVKNQKAIIINPAYTLLFQSKGILKILWDLYPNHPLLLETSNEPLKGKKYVKKPVFGREGANVSIYDENGAQIASSDGEYDSNKAIYQEFYEFNQDERGESYQAGVFYAYEACALGYRKGGKILDNYSKFVGHFIKD; from the coding sequence ATGATAAATTTAAAAAAGATAGAACCGTTAAACAACGAATTTATGGAGAAAATTGGCTTTGCATGGCATACAGATAACGACAACAGCTCGTATATCGCTGATGAGATCGTGCAAGTAAGCGAAAAAGAGGCAAATGCCTACTACGAGGCGGCAAACGAGCTATATGATATGTATGTAAATGCCGCTCAGCACGTGATCGACAACAACCTTTTTCACGAGATAGGCATACCATTTAACCTTGTTGATATCATAAAAAATAGCTGGGAAAATGACGTTCATTGGCACCTTTACGGCAGGTTTGACCTAGCTGGAGGGCTTGATGGTAAGCCTATAAAGCTCATTGAGTTTAACGCCGACACGCCAACGGCAGTTTTTGAGACGGCGATCATCCAGTGGGCGATGCTAAAGCTAAATCACATGGACGAAGCAGCCCAGTTTAACGACCTTTACGAGTCGCTAAAGCAAAATTTCAAACGCCTTATCACGCTTGGCGACGAGGATGCGGACTTTGACGAGCTCTACGAGGGCTGGGGGATACTCTTTAGCAGTATCGCTGGCAGTATCGAGGACGAGCAGACCGTAAAACTACTGCAATACATCGCAAAAGAGGCTGGTTTTGTAACAGACTTTGCCTACGTTGATGAGGTCGTTTTTGACGATAATGAGGGCATTTTTAAAGGCGATGAAAATTTCGAGTATTGGTTCAAGCTGGTCCCTTGGGAGAGCATAGCGATCGATGAGGGCGAACTGGCTCTCATACTTTCAAACATTGTCAAAAATCAAAAAGCTATCATCATAAATCCAGCCTATACGCTGCTTTTCCAAAGTAAGGGGATTTTAAAAATCCTTTGGGATCTTTATCCTAATCACCCGCTCTTGCTTGAGACCTCAAATGAGCCGCTAAAAGGCAAAAAATATGTGAAAAAGCCGGTATTTGGCAGAGAAGGTGCAAACGTCTCTATATACGATGAAAACGGCGCACAAATAGCAAGCAGTGATGGCGAATACGACTCAAACAAAGCCATCTATCAGGAATTTTACGAGTTTAACCAAGATGAGAGGGGCGAGAGCTACCAAGCAGGGGTATTTTACGCTTATGAGGCGTGCGCGCTTGGATATAGAAAGGGCGGCAAAATTTTAGATAACTACTCTAAATTTGTAGGACATTTCATTAAGGATTAA
- a CDS encoding D-2-hydroxyacid dehydrogenase, translated as MKIVCLDAATLGENVDLSVFKKFGEFISYQKTKSEEVVPRLKGVDIVITNKVIIDKAVMDALNLKLICISATGMNNVDLEHAKAKNIAVKNVAGYSTASVVQHTFALLFELTNRIEFYDHYVKSGEWVKSEIFTYLGADISEIAGKEFGIIGLGEIGRGVAAAARAFGANVSYYSTSGANKNSEFAQKSLDELLRSSDIISIHAPLNEKTRNLLGINEINLLKDDAIVLNLGRGGIVDEAAMARAIDERNLRFGTDVLESEPMSENNPFLNVKNKENLLITPHVAWGSLEARKTLIAKIVANIENFINENR; from the coding sequence ATGAAGATCGTTTGTTTAGATGCGGCAACGCTTGGAGAAAACGTAGATCTTAGTGTTTTTAAGAAATTTGGCGAGTTTATCAGCTACCAAAAAACAAAAAGCGAAGAGGTCGTGCCTCGTCTAAAGGGCGTTGATATCGTCATCACAAACAAGGTCATCATCGACAAAGCCGTGATGGATGCGCTAAATTTAAAGCTCATCTGCATAAGCGCAACTGGTATGAATAATGTCGATCTAGAGCATGCAAAAGCTAAAAATATAGCCGTTAAAAACGTCGCTGGCTACTCAACCGCAAGCGTCGTGCAGCATACGTTTGCCTTGCTTTTTGAGCTAACAAATCGTATCGAATTTTACGATCACTACGTAAAAAGTGGCGAGTGGGTGAAAAGCGAAATTTTCACCTATCTTGGCGCAGATATCAGCGAGATCGCTGGCAAAGAGTTTGGCATCATCGGACTTGGCGAGATAGGACGCGGCGTGGCGGCAGCGGCACGTGCATTTGGCGCAAACGTGAGCTACTACTCGACAAGCGGAGCAAATAAGAATAGCGAATTTGCGCAAAAAAGCTTAGACGAGCTACTAAGAAGCAGCGACATCATCAGCATCCACGCACCGCTAAATGAAAAGACTAGAAATTTACTAGGTATAAACGAGATAAATTTGCTAAAAGATGATGCGATAGTGCTAAATTTAGGACGTGGTGGCATAGTGGATGAAGCGGCGATGGCAAGGGCGATAGATGAGAGAAACCTGCGTTTTGGCACCGACGTTTTAGAAAGTGAGCCAATGAGCGAAAATAACCCATTTTTAAATGTAAAAAACAAAGAAAATCTACTAATCACCCCGCACGTAGCATGGGGCAGCTTAGAGGCTAGAAAAACTCTCATCGCAAAGATCGTCGCAAACATCGAAAATTTCATAAATGAGAACAGATAA
- a CDS encoding YajQ family cyclic di-GMP-binding protein, with product MATEHSFDISAEVDMMEVKNALETAKKEIAARYDFKGLAAEVELNEKEKFITLLSSSDNKIDALKDIVISKLIKRNIPPVAITETKREPASGGNLKATLKLNDTLDGENSKKITKAIKDSKIKVSAQIRGEEIRVTSKSIDDLQECIKLVRGLNLELPISFKNLK from the coding sequence ATGGCAACCGAACATAGCTTTGATATAAGTGCCGAGGTCGATATGATGGAGGTTAAAAACGCTCTTGAGACGGCAAAAAAAGAGATCGCAGCAAGGTATGACTTTAAGGGGCTTGCGGCTGAGGTAGAGCTAAATGAAAAGGAGAAATTTATCACGCTTCTTAGCTCAAGTGATAACAAGATCGACGCGCTAAAAGATATCGTGATCTCAAAGCTCATCAAGCGTAACATCCCACCAGTGGCGATCACAGAGACAAAAAGAGAGCCAGCAAGTGGCGGGAATTTAAAGGCGACGCTAAAGCTAAACGATACGCTTGATGGCGAAAACTCAAAAAAGATCACCAAGGCTATCAAAGACTCAAAGATCAAAGTAAGCGCGCAGATCAGGGGCGAAGAGATCAGAGTGACAAGCAAAAGCATAGACGATCTGCAGGAGTGTATAAAGCTGGTTAGGGGGTTGAACCTAGAGCTTCCGATAAGCTTTAAAAACCTAAAATAA
- a CDS encoding DUF2314 domain-containing protein, translating to MGFFEKILGKQIDLGEQMPIYFVSSDEDYMQHAFEQARESFRYFWRELYWERRRIAPMLDYAMVKICFLDVVNGEEVGEHMWINDVEFDGETIYGTLVNEPDAVQNVKVGDQISAKFTDMSDWLFAIDGRAYGGFSVQAMRSRMQKDELAEHDAAWGLDFGDYNDILVVFEQKEHPENLIEHPMSKNMRGQVEQYIKAHPSMVTDTDELGFTQLHHEALAGNLTIVNLLLENGASKNARTKSGKTAAELAGQIGWSEIAKVLS from the coding sequence ATGGGCTTTTTTGAGAAAATCCTTGGTAAGCAAATAGACCTTGGCGAGCAGATGCCGATCTATTTTGTAAGTAGTGACGAAGACTATATGCAGCACGCATTTGAGCAGGCTAGAGAAAGTTTTAGGTATTTTTGGCGTGAGCTTTACTGGGAGCGCCGCAGGATCGCGCCTATGCTTGATTATGCGATGGTAAAAATTTGCTTCTTAGACGTGGTAAACGGCGAAGAGGTGGGCGAGCACATGTGGATAAATGACGTTGAATTTGACGGCGAAACGATATATGGCACGCTCGTAAATGAGCCTGACGCCGTGCAAAACGTGAAAGTCGGCGATCAAATAAGTGCAAAATTTACCGATATGAGCGACTGGCTCTTTGCGATAGATGGACGTGCTTATGGCGGATTTAGCGTGCAGGCGATGCGCTCACGCATGCAAAAAGATGAGCTAGCCGAGCATGACGCGGCTTGGGGGCTTGACTTTGGCGATTACAACGACATTTTGGTAGTTTTCGAGCAAAAAGAGCACCCAGAAAATTTGATCGAGCATCCGATGAGCAAAAATATGCGTGGCCAGGTGGAGCAGTATATAAAAGCGCATCCAAGTATGGTCACAGACACCGACGAACTTGGTTTTACGCAGCTTCATCACGAGGCACTTGCTGGAAATTTAACGATCGTAAATCTCTTGCTAGAAAACGGCGCTAGCAAAAACGCCCGCACAAAAAGCGGCAAAACCGCAGCTGAACTTGCTGGGCAAATAGGCTGGAGCGAAATCGCAAAGGTGCTTAGCTAG
- a CDS encoding YrzE family protein, whose product MSYQDILDEKDESVKSAKKFVNFIKANFSNCEIRSSKQARLIALLNEENDLFDRLNRTNFAEVSKRLGEIKEQITLVILDIKDEIIKDFDEQNYEIYKRALSKEPEELEKVKNELLLNSFFESHLSEHSANLKANFIKECVANFFKHSNFIVPIISVLCYFLYFGFEVGYFPSLDSSEMIFTGILLFCATAFITVFEILVLVFVSFLYQNDDKKHKFKKPKFLFFYNSNFIYILTLISFAILAFAGYKLNYGCSTILSMFLLSYVGVNLAVFFKDRSKFIIYLLSFLMILLFIISVIILKNGGLLALWILFCSFMLSFILGASSIKETRDFSFVFYTALSLMIVSNSLLFIKYTAKTFNIGDVDYKFLLVDKSALKALPSSLCDAKDKEQTPCEIDEKAVKIYDVKSLCNIGKFYYLQTKDGVKFELDSSKVISRVKEK is encoded by the coding sequence TTGAGCTATCAAGACATTTTAGATGAAAAAGATGAGAGCGTTAAAAGCGCTAAGAAATTTGTAAATTTTATAAAGGCAAATTTTTCAAACTGCGAGATAAGAAGCAGCAAACAAGCGCGTTTGATCGCTCTTTTAAACGAAGAAAATGATCTTTTTGACAGGCTAAATAGGACAAATTTTGCTGAAGTTTCAAAAAGGCTCGGCGAGATAAAAGAGCAGATCACTCTTGTTATTTTAGATATCAAAGATGAGATCATAAAGGACTTTGACGAGCAAAACTATGAAATTTACAAAAGGGCGCTCTCAAAAGAGCCAGAGGAGCTTGAAAAGGTCAAAAATGAACTACTTTTAAACTCGTTTTTCGAGAGCCATTTGAGCGAGCACTCGGCAAATTTAAAGGCAAATTTTATAAAAGAGTGCGTCGCAAATTTCTTCAAACACTCAAATTTCATAGTGCCTATCATCAGCGTGCTTTGCTACTTTTTATATTTTGGTTTTGAGGTCGGATATTTTCCGAGTTTAGATAGCTCGGAGATGATATTTACAGGCATCTTGCTATTTTGCGCAACCGCATTTATCACTGTTTTTGAGATATTGGTCCTCGTTTTTGTCTCATTTTTGTACCAAAACGACGATAAAAAGCATAAATTTAAAAAGCCAAAATTTCTATTTTTTTATAACTCAAATTTCATCTACATTTTAACGCTCATCTCTTTTGCCATTTTGGCCTTTGCAGGCTACAAGCTAAACTACGGCTGTAGCACTATCTTGTCGATGTTTTTACTTTCCTACGTTGGAGTAAATTTGGCAGTTTTCTTTAAAGATAGATCAAAATTTATCATCTATCTTCTGTCATTTCTCATGATTTTACTCTTTATAATTTCAGTTATTATCTTAAAAAATGGCGGACTTTTGGCACTTTGGATACTCTTTTGCTCGTTCATGCTCTCTTTTATACTGGGTGCTTCTAGCATCAAAGAGACAAGGGATTTTTCATTTGTTTTCTACACTGCACTTTCGCTTATGATCGTTTCAAACTCGCTTTTGTTTATAAAATACACAGCAAAAACCTTTAACATAGGCGACGTGGATTATAAATTTTTACTTGTGGATAAAAGTGCGTTAAAGGCGCTACCAAGCTCACTTTGTGATGCAAAAGACAAAGAGCAAACGCCTTGTGAGATAGATGAAAAAGCGGTTAAAATTTATGATGTGAAGTCGCTTTGCAATATCGGTAAATTTTACTATCTGCAGACAAAAGATGGAGTGAAATTTGAGCTTGACTCAAGCAAGGTCATATCAAGGGTTAAAGAAAAGTAG
- a CDS encoding coproporphyrinogen III oxidase family protein — translation MIFKNIVESFAVNYAHNSIQKSLYNEFNIDILNTTYTKTPKKDKKYMLYAHVPFCHTFCPYCSFHKYHYEQELAKIYFENLREEMRQTKEAGFDFTSLYVGGGTTLINEPELEKTLKLAKDLFSIEDVSAESDPNHISPESLSRFDGLIDRLSVGVQSFDDETLKRVGRYDKFGSAEETKRKIEQALGKIPVISLDLIFNLPNQTKEQIINDVNVAKSISPQQITFYPLMKSELTRENIARALGVSNVDNEREFYEIIVSEFAKGGYRQSNAWAFSNEKSADLRDEYVGSNLEYVGVGSGAFSFLNGELVINAFNLLDYGRKVKERQSPVIAKCAFSKKERLKYTFLTRLFDGAVDIKTYNEQNNANINKDLFVELSLLKLVNAIYEENGVIKPTFFGKYICVVLMRDFYAGMDKVRAIFKDDAKIKRSKVLHIMSEDTEQKFDQNIIQPRAAM, via the coding sequence ATGATTTTTAAAAATATTGTTGAGAGTTTTGCTGTAAATTACGCTCATAATTCTATACAAAAATCGCTATATAACGAATTTAACATAGACATTTTAAACACGACTTACACCAAAACTCCAAAAAAAGACAAAAAGTACATGCTATACGCTCACGTGCCGTTTTGTCACACATTTTGCCCGTATTGCTCGTTTCACAAGTACCACTACGAGCAGGAGCTTGCGAAAATTTACTTTGAAAATTTACGCGAGGAGATGAGGCAGACAAAGGAGGCTGGCTTTGACTTTACATCACTTTATGTGGGCGGTGGCACGACGCTTATAAACGAGCCAGAGCTTGAAAAAACGCTAAAACTCGCAAAAGATCTCTTTAGCATCGAAGACGTATCAGCCGAGAGCGACCCAAATCACATCTCGCCAGAGAGCCTCAGCCGCTTTGACGGCCTCATCGACCGCTTAAGCGTAGGCGTGCAAAGCTTTGATGATGAGACTTTAAAAAGGGTTGGCAGATATGATAAATTTGGCTCGGCCGAGGAGACAAAAAGAAAGATAGAGCAGGCTCTTGGCAAGATCCCAGTTATCAGCCTTGATCTCATCTTTAACCTGCCAAATCAAACAAAAGAGCAGATCATAAACGACGTAAATGTCGCAAAATCAATATCTCCGCAGCAAATAACATTTTATCCGCTCATGAAATCAGAGCTAACAAGAGAGAACATCGCTCGCGCACTTGGCGTCTCAAACGTTGATAATGAGCGCGAATTTTATGAGATCATCGTGAGCGAATTTGCTAAAGGCGGATATAGGCAAAGCAACGCTTGGGCATTTTCAAATGAAAAAAGCGCTGACCTTCGCGACGAATATGTAGGCTCAAATTTAGAGTACGTGGGCGTTGGTAGCGGGGCATTTAGCTTCTTAAACGGTGAGCTTGTGATAAATGCCTTTAACCTACTTGACTACGGCAGAAAGGTCAAAGAAAGACAAAGCCCAGTCATCGCAAAATGCGCATTTAGCAAAAAAGAGAGACTAAAATATACATTTTTAACAAGGCTTTTTGACGGCGCCGTGGATATTAAAACCTACAACGAGCAAAACAACGCAAACATCAACAAAGACCTATTTGTCGAGCTTAGCTTGCTAAAACTTGTAAATGCGATCTACGAAGAAAATGGCGTTATCAAGCCAACATTTTTTGGCAAATACATCTGCGTCGTGCTCATGCGCGACTTCTACGCTGGCATGGACAAGGTGCGCGCGATATTTAAGGATGACGCAAAGATCAAACGTAGTAAGGTGCTTCACATCATGAGTGAAGATACCGAGCAAAAATTTGACCAAAACATCATTCAGCCACGCGCTGCGATGTAA